In the genome of Ensifer sp. WSM1721, the window CTTCGTCAGCCCCTCGGCATTCATGAAGCCGATGTCGCCGGTACGGAAGAAGCCGTCGGGAGAGATCGCCTTTGCCGTTTCCTCCGGGCGCTGCCAATAGCCGGCCATGACCTGCGGGCCACGGATGCAGATTTCGCCGATCTCGCCGATCGGCAGCGTTCGCCCCTCCTCGTCGCGGATCTCGACCTCGGTGGAGGGGAGCGGCATGCCGATCGTCCCGGTAAAATCGCCCGTGTCGAGCCGATTGGCGGTCGCGACCGGAGAAGTCTCCGAAAGGCCGTAGCCTTCGTGGATCGGGCAGCCGGTCAATTCCAGCCAGCGTTCGGCGACCGGGCGCTGCACCGCCATGCCGCCGCCGAAGGTCAAAATCAGTGACGAGAAGTCGAGCTTGCGGAATTCTGCGTTGTTCATCAGGGCATTGAACAGCGTATTGAGTCCCGGGAAAATGTTGGTCCTGTACTTGCCGAGTTCCTTGACGAAAGCCGGAATGTCGCGCGGATTGGGGATCAGGATGTTGTTGCCGCCGGTCGCAAGCCCCATCAGCGAATTCACCGTCAGCGCGAAGATGTGATAGAGCGGCAGCGCGCATATGAAGGTGAGGTTTTCCGGGCGCGGCTTGCGCAGGAAGGCCGTGTTCAGCCACAGCTCCATCTGGGCCATGTTGGACAGAAGATTGGCGTGGGTCAGCGTCGCCCCTTTGGAGACGCCGGTCGTCCCCCCCGTATATTGCAAGAAGGCGATATCGCCCGGCGCGACGTTGCGCTTCGCCATGGTGAGCTTCGCGCCCTTGGCAAGAACCATTTTGAAGGGAAGATGTCCCGGTATCGACCAGGCCGGGACGAGTTTCTTGACACGGCGCACGATGAGATTGACGACCGCCCCCTTGGGGCCGAGCATGTCGCCCATGCTGGCGACCACCACGTGTTTCACCGCCGTGCGGGCCAGCACCTGCTCGACCGTGTGGGCGAAATTCTCGAGCACGAAAATCGCCTTGGCGCCGGCATCGACCAGCTGGTGCTCGAGCTCGCGTGGGGTGTAGAGCGGATTGACGTTGACGACCGTGAAGCCGGCCCTGAGGATGCCATAGACGATGACCGGATTCTGCAGGATGTTCGGCATCATCACCGCAACCCGATCGCCCCTGGCGAGCCCCAGCGATTGCAGCCAGGCACCGATCCTGCCCGATTGAACATTGAGGTCGGAGAAGGTCAGCGACTTGCCCATGCAGGTGAAGGCCGGGCGCCAGGAATATTGCGCGACCGCATGATCGAAGAACTCGCCGATCGAGCGGTAGGCGAGCGGACCTATCTCGGCAGGCACGCCCGGCGGATAGGAGTTGAGCCAGATTTTCCCCGTATTGGAGCCCGCCTGCTGGGCGCTTGCTTCCGCCATGATCTCTCTCCCTCTGGTCGCCAACGAACGGCCGTGCTCACGGCGAAGAAAAATCCCTCCCGATCTTCCTCTCCGTCGAAGATGCTGCTTTTGCTCTACATCTTCAAGCCGTATCCGGATTATATAACCTTGACGTAAACGTCAATAAGTACCCACCTCCCACGAGAACCGGAGCGGCCGGCAAATCGTGCCTGCCGAACCGATATCTCCCTGTCATGGGCTTTCGCTAGACGGAGAGGCGCATCGGGGGTTTGCCGATGTAAACCGAGCGTTCCGAGGCGTCGTCATTATTGTGCCGGAAAGCGCGCGTCAGTGCCGCAAAACGGGCTGGCAAGGTCACGGGTTTGTTGTAAGGTCGGAAAAGACGGAGGACTACAGGTGCAATTGGGCAATCGTGAACGAGAAAATGCTCCCGTGGAGCCGCGGCTCTTCGGGCAGCCGGCCCATTCGCGCTCCGCCCTCGTCGTGCCGATTTCGGCCGCCCGCTGGCTGCTCGTGCTCGTTCTGCTCGCCGGCGTCTATTTCTTCCATGGCTTCGTGGTGCCGGTGCTCGCGGCCGTCGTCATCGGTTTTGCGAGCTGGCCCGTCTATCGCCGGCTGCTCCAGGCCTTAAACGGCAATCGCACCCTTGCCGCGACCATTGCGCTCGTCTCGGTGATCGCCTTCATCGTCGTGCCGATCTCGCTCGCTGCGGTCTATGCCGTGGACGAGGTGCGTGACTGGCTCGTCTGGGCGGTCGCGACCAACGAGAACGGCGCGCCGGTCCCCGCCTGGCTGACGACGATCCCCGTCGCCGGCTCCTGGCTTGGCGAGCAATGGGTCAAATATGTCGGCCATCCCGGCGCGCTTGGCGAGCTCGTGCAGCTCGTCAGCGGCTCGAATATCGGCAATATCTATCGCGGCGTACTGGTGATCGGCGCCTCCGCCTTCCAGTCCTTCCTGACGCTGCTGTTCATGCTGATCACGCTGTTTTTCGTCTATCGCGATGGCCAGTCGTTTTCGAGGCAGCTCGATCATCTCGGCGAACGGATCTTTCCGATGCGCTGGGAGCGGCTGTCGCGCGTCGTGCCGCTCACCATCAGCTCGACGGTAACCGGCATGGGCATCATCGCGATCGGCGAAGGCATCGTGCTCGGCGTGGCCTATTGGCTGGCGGGCGTGCCCTCGCCGGTGACGCTCGGCATCATCACCGGCATCATGGCGCTCGTGCCGGGCGGCGCGCCGCTCTGCTTCACGCTCGTTTCGATCTATCTGGTGGCGAGCGGCTCGCCCATACACGGAGTCGCGCTCTTTACCTGGGGCACGACCGAGCTCTTCATCGTCGACAAGACGCTGAGGCCGAGGCTCGTCGGCGGTCCGATCAAGCTGCCCTTCCTGCCGACCTTTTTCGGCCTCGTCGGCGGCGTCAAGACCATGGGCTTTCTCGGCCTCTTCGTCGGCCCCGTCCTCATGGCGCTGCTCGTCGCCATCTGGCGCGAATGGCTGCACGAGGTCACCACCCAGCCTGAGCCGACGGTCAATCCGATCTCGAGGGTGGACATCTCGGTGAAGTGACGCCTCCGTGCGTCCATTCGGAGCCGAAAAGCCCGCTTGCCGTTCCGTTCCTCTCCAGAAGCCCGCGGCAGCTCGCCTTTATCTTTTCTTTACGCGTATCTTAAAGCATCCCAATCGATAATTGATCCGGTGTGGGTGCATTATCCGGACTCGTTGCATGGCCGCCAAATCGAGGCGTGGCTCGCAGAGATCTGGAGCATACAATGCCCGACGTCCTTTTTCTTGCCGCCGGCACCGGCGGCTTCGTCCTGTTTGCGCTCTACGCACGCGCGCTGAACCGGCTTTAGGAGGGTTCGATGATTGGAGCTCTCATTGGGCTGATCGTTGCCATCGCCCTCGCGGTCTACCTCGTCGTGACGCTCGTCCGGCCGGAACGGTTCTGACCTTCCGCCGTCTTCGAGCGCCGAAAGCGGCGCGCGGTTTTCCGTCGGCATTCCGCTCCATAGCCTGTCAGATTCGGAGATTTCCCCATGACCGTCATCGGGTGGCTGCAGATCAGCCTCCTCTTCCTCGCCGTCCTGGCCGTCGTCAAACCGCTGGGGCTTTACATGGCGCAGGTCTTTTCCGGCGGCCGTAACGTCCTCTCGCCCCTTCTCGGACCGGTCGAGCGCGGCCTCTACGCCGCCGCCGGCGTCGATCCGGCCAGGGAGCAGCGCTGGTTCGCCTATGCCTTGTCCATGCTCGCTTTCAGCATGGCGGGTTTCGCGTCTCTCTACGCGATTCTGAGGCTTCAGGCTTGGCTGCCCTTGAATCCCCAGGGCTTCGGCAACGTCCCCCCGGATCTCGCCTTCAACACCGCCGTCAGCTTCGTCACCAACACCAACTGGCAGAACTACGCGGGCGAGACGACGATGAGTCATCTCAGCCAGATGATGGGGCTGACGGTCCAGAACTTCGTTTCCGCTGCAAGCGGTATCGCCATGGCGCTTGCCTTGACGCGGGCCTTCGCGCGTTCGGCCGCGTCGACGGTCGGCAACTTCTGGGTTGATCTCACTCGCGCCACCCTCTACGTGCTTTTGCCGCTTGCCATCGTCGTGGCGCTCGCTTTCGTGGCGATGGGCCTGCCGCAGACGTTTCACGCCTCGGTCACGGCGACGACCCTTGAAGGGGCGCAACAGAGCATCGCCCTCGGGCCTGTCGCCAGCCAGGAGGCTATCAAACAGCTCGGAACCAATGGCGGCGGCTTCTTCAACGTCAATGCGGCGCATCCTTTCGAAAACCCGACGGCGCTTTCGAATTACCTCAACATCTTCGCCATGCTGTCCGTATCGGCGGCGCTGCTCTACACCTTCGGCCAGCTCGTCGGCAATCGCCGACAGGGATGGGCCTTCATTGCCGTCACCTTCGCCTTTCTGATCGCAAGCGTCGGGGTCGTCTACTGGGCGGAGGCGGCGGGCAATCCGATCCTCACCGCGCTCGGCCTCGATCCGGCACCAGGCAACATGGAGGGCAAGGAGGTCCGCTTCGGCCAGGCGATGACGGCGCTTTATGCTACGGTTACGACCGGCCTTTCGGATGGCGGCGTCAACGGAATGCATGGCTCGTTCACGGGTCTTGGCGGTCTCGTCCCGATGTTCCTCATCCAGCTCGGCGAAGTGCTGCCCGGCGGCGTCGGCTCCGGACTCTACGGCATGGTGGTCTTTGCGATACTTGCCGTTTTCGTCGCCGGTCTGATGGTCGGGCGCACGCCGGAACTGCTCGGCAAGAAGATCGAATCGCG includes:
- a CDS encoding long-chain fatty acid--CoA ligase, with protein sequence MAEASAQQAGSNTGKIWLNSYPPGVPAEIGPLAYRSIGEFFDHAVAQYSWRPAFTCMGKSLTFSDLNVQSGRIGAWLQSLGLARGDRVAVMMPNILQNPVIVYGILRAGFTVVNVNPLYTPRELEHQLVDAGAKAIFVLENFAHTVEQVLARTAVKHVVVASMGDMLGPKGAVVNLIVRRVKKLVPAWSIPGHLPFKMVLAKGAKLTMAKRNVAPGDIAFLQYTGGTTGVSKGATLTHANLLSNMAQMELWLNTAFLRKPRPENLTFICALPLYHIFALTVNSLMGLATGGNNILIPNPRDIPAFVKELGKYRTNIFPGLNTLFNALMNNAEFRKLDFSSLILTFGGGMAVQRPVAERWLELTGCPIHEGYGLSETSPVATANRLDTGDFTGTIGMPLPSTEVEIRDEEGRTLPIGEIGEICIRGPQVMAGYWQRPEETAKAISPDGFFRTGDIGFMNAEGLTKIVDRKKDMILVSGFNVFPNEIEEVAATHPGILECAAIGVADPHSGEAVKLFVVRKDPNLTEEEVKRHCAENLTNYKRPRHVEFRTELPKSNVGKILRKDLRE
- a CDS encoding AI-2E family transporter gives rise to the protein MQLGNRERENAPVEPRLFGQPAHSRSALVVPISAARWLLVLVLLAGVYFFHGFVVPVLAAVVIGFASWPVYRRLLQALNGNRTLAATIALVSVIAFIVVPISLAAVYAVDEVRDWLVWAVATNENGAPVPAWLTTIPVAGSWLGEQWVKYVGHPGALGELVQLVSGSNIGNIYRGVLVIGASAFQSFLTLLFMLITLFFVYRDGQSFSRQLDHLGERIFPMRWERLSRVVPLTISSTVTGMGIIAIGEGIVLGVAYWLAGVPSPVTLGIITGIMALVPGGAPLCFTLVSIYLVASGSPIHGVALFTWGTTELFIVDKTLRPRLVGGPIKLPFLPTFFGLVGGVKTMGFLGLFVGPVLMALLVAIWREWLHEVTTQPEPTVNPISRVDISVK
- the kdpF gene encoding K(+)-transporting ATPase subunit F, producing the protein MIGALIGLIVAIALAVYLVVTLVRPERF
- the kdpA gene encoding potassium-transporting ATPase subunit KdpA — encoded protein: MTVIGWLQISLLFLAVLAVVKPLGLYMAQVFSGGRNVLSPLLGPVERGLYAAAGVDPAREQRWFAYALSMLAFSMAGFASLYAILRLQAWLPLNPQGFGNVPPDLAFNTAVSFVTNTNWQNYAGETTMSHLSQMMGLTVQNFVSAASGIAMALALTRAFARSAASTVGNFWVDLTRATLYVLLPLAIVVALAFVAMGLPQTFHASVTATTLEGAQQSIALGPVASQEAIKQLGTNGGGFFNVNAAHPFENPTALSNYLNIFAMLSVSAALLYTFGQLVGNRRQGWAFIAVTFAFLIASVGVVYWAEAAGNPILTALGLDPAPGNMEGKEVRFGQAMTALYATVTTGLSDGGVNGMHGSFTGLGGLVPMFLIQLGEVLPGGVGSGLYGMVVFAILAVFVAGLMVGRTPELLGKKIESREMKYAMFAVLILPLAILGFTAISAVLPFAVASVGTAGPHGLSEILYAFTSAAGNNGSAFGGLTGNTPWYNTTLGIAMLLGRFAYAVPVLAIAGSIAAKTRVPASKGTFPTDTPLFVGLLIGIILILGGLQFFPALALGPIIEHLAMLSGQTF